The following proteins come from a genomic window of Pleuronectes platessa chromosome 2, fPlePla1.1, whole genome shotgun sequence:
- the LOC128460698 gene encoding uncharacterized protein LOC128460698 isoform X3 — translation MQRRRRINPMDDAKFFAHTGRDKLGLDINYINAFKGRGIFTSAPFEKGDFLCEYRAKEDGSLGRLVNDDHISPNAKMKYLNVQGKPHLCLFAIRDIVAGEEITYNYGDSDWPWRSKKSGGMSSDVKHGEAPCTAKLSTRTQKRSTHEAPKMMPTRTSAGRPECFNKGIDEDMPQGSPNTTNSQTLDEGHVQMTIERSQIEMTASNLNQTSPVLDPLTRTGQMMTERGQIEMSASNLNQTSPVLDPLTGIGQGINEDMPQGSPETTNSQTPDEGHVQMTTERGQIEMSASNLNQRSPVLDPLTRIGQMTTERGQIEMSASNLNQRSPVLDPLTRIAQMTTERGQIEMSASNLNQRSPVLDPLTGIAQMMTERGLIEMSASNLNQRSPVLDPLTRIAQCPKHHLVCATIGSLDKCVQCVGPVSSKWLGYQCKVCSGVWHKSCLRRINDNLQHHSKGQQFSECPEGELSSDQENMSDMEYVPDSESQEDEEDEDNEDSDARVPFMSNHSKREQIQVNPAMPDVRTSKVSDTSFPVVPSTSKSWQPLEDDMGANAAKMSNDKPEGEAEIHKPESTHLTLSKKNFCYVCGKPQSKISRHLKTHKTHAEIVHAFSLPEHSKERKKLIEKMRNKGNFRHNATVLQEGTGQLKVKKKTKAKVVAGNFIHCMYCQGMYIRKELWRHVRRCPCKPEDLDEEPGRTKVLGLAGAQQSMSCQQIPSGVWKLISVMRQDEVTSVVRNDFSIIQFAQSLYNRHGHDPTKYEYIRQKLREIGRLLLCLRTDFSVHNLEDAVKPANFKTVVQAVKKVSGFDDEKLSYRTPSLALKLGHALNKINDIIHCRALMAEDDELVKSTGFFKKLYTSKWAELVSHSALNTLSDAKYNKPSTLPFTEDVQMLHQFLQKSAESAFSKLKEEATAQNYGRLANATLSQIIVFNRRRAGEVSKMRLKSFEQRDCSKLHDDVAIGLSHVEQKLCNFFSRIEIMGKRGRKVAVLLTPSVLDALSLLISKRSECGICATNVFLFARPKSMSHYRGQDSLRVHASQCGAKHPEHLRSTQLRKHVATLSQVLNLKNNELDQVADFLGHDIRVHRDFYRLPVPTTQLAKISKLLLTMEKGHLSSLQGKSLDEIELEEELALTDTEAKDSEGESDESDTAVTASEGGNAEPVGAALASTLTEQVQETADLAGTVSSTVDETASPSEGKTHQEHHSRKVKKKIWSKAEEAAVMRHFKAYILKGRLATKHECSHCKMVEGSVLAQRTVQNIRDFVRNRGTTAKRKAEQQKL, via the exons ATGCAGAGGCGAAGGCGCATAAATCCAATGGATGATGCAAAATTTTTTGCTCACACTGGAAGGGATAAACTTGGACTGGACATCAATTACATTAATGCTTTCAAAG GTCGTGGTATCTTCACCTCTGCTCCTTTTGAAAAAGGCGACTTTCTCTGCGAATATCGAG CAAAGGAAGATGGATCACTCGGAAGACTAGTAAATGACGACCATATCAGCCCTAATGCAAAGATGAAGTACCTGAATGTGCAGGGGAAACCccatctgtgtttatttgccATACGGGACATAGTTGCAGGAGAGGAGATAACCTATAACTATGGTGACTCAGACTGGCCGTGGAGAAGCAAG AAATCTGGAGGGATGTCATCGGATGTCAAACATGGTGAGGCACCATGCACAGCAAAGCTTTCTACGAGAACTCAAAAGAGGTCAACACATGAAGCCCCAAAAATGATGCCTACAAGGACATCAGCTGGTCGTCCTGAATGCTTTAATAAG GGTATTGATGAGGATATGCCTCAGGGAAGTCCTAATACCACAAATTCCCAGACCCTAGATGAAGGTCATGTACAG ATGACTATCGAAAGAAGCCAGATTGAGATGACTGCAAGCAACCTGAACCAGACAAGTCCAGTGCTTGATCCACTCACCAGGACTGGACAG ATGATGACCGAAAGAGGCCAGATTGAGATGAGTGCAAGCAACCTGAACCAGACAAGTCCAGTGCTTGATCCACTCACCGGGATTGGACAG GGTATTAATGAGGATATGCCTCAGGGAAGTCCTGAGACCACAAATTCCCAGACCCCAGATGAAGGTCATGTGCAG ATGACGACCGAAAGAGGCCAGATTGAGATGAGTGCAAGCAACCTGAACCAGAGAAGTCCAGTTCTTGATCCGCTCACCAGAATTGGACAG ATGACGACCGAAAGAGGCCAGATTGAGATGAGTGCAAGCAACCTGAACCAGAGAAGTCCAGTGCTTGATCCACTCACCAGGATTGCACAG ATGACGACCGAAAGAGGCCAGATTGAGATGAGTGCAAGCAACCTGAACCAGAGAAGTCCAGTGCTTGATCCACTCACCGGGATTGCACAG ATGATGACCGAAAGAGGCTTGATTGAGATGAGTGCAAGCAACCTGAACCAGAGAAGTCCAGTGCTTGATCCACTCACCAGGATTGCACAG tGTCCGAAACATCACCTAGTGTGCGCAACAATAGGCTCCTTGGACaagtgtgttcagtgtgtgggaCCTGTATCCTCCAAGTGGCTTGGCTATCAATGCAAAG TCTGTTCAGGAGTCTGgcataaatcctgcctcagaCGAATAAATGATAACCTCCAACACCACTCAAAG GGGCAGCAGTTTTCTGAATGTCCTGAGGGTGAGCTGTCGTCAGATCAGGAGAACATGTCTGATATGGAATACGTACCAGACTCTGAGTcacaagaagatgaagaagatgaagataatGAAGACTCAGATGCAAGAGTGCCCTTTATGTCTAATCATTCAAAACGAGAACAGATTCAAGTAAATCCAGCGATGCCCGATGTCAGAACATCTAAAGTGTCAGACACAAGCTTTCCAGTTGTACCCAGCACGTCAAAGTCTTGGCAACCTCTTGAAGATGACATGGGTGCCAATGCTGCTAAAATGTCGAATGATAAGCCAGAGGGTGAAGCTGAGATTCACAAACCAGAATCAACACATCTGACATTGAGCAAAAAAAATTTCTGTTATGTTTGTGGTAAACCACAAAGCAAAATTTCACGCCACTTGAAAACGCATAAGACACATGCTGAAATTGTACATGCATTTTCTCTCCCTGAGCACTCCAAAGAGCGCAAAAAACTGATAGAAAAAATGAGGAATAAAGGAAATTTTAGACATAACGCTACAGTTTTACAAGAAGGAACCGGACAACTGaaggtgaagaaaaaaacaaaagctaaAGTTGTAGCAGGAAACTTTATTCACTGTATGTACTGTCAAGGAATGTACATTCGTAAGGAGCTTTGGAGACATGTCCGCAGATGCCCCTGCAAGCCAGAAGATTTGGATGAAGAACCTGGAAGAACAAAAGTGCTGGGTTTGGCTGGAGCTCAACAGTCTATGTCCTGTCAGCAGATTCCAAGTGGAGTGTGGAAGCTGATTAGTGTAATGAGGCAGGATGAGGTTACCTCTGTTGTGCGGAATGACTTTTCAATTATTCAGTTTGCCCAGTCACTTTACAACAGGCACGGACACGACCCTACAAAATATGAATACATAAGACAGAAGCTTCGTGAAATCGGACGTCTGTTGTTATGTTTGCGCACGGACTTCTCAGTACATAACCTAGAGGACGCTGTTAAACCTGCAAACTTTAAGACAGTTGTGCAAGCAGTGAAAAAAGTTTCAGGTTTCGATGATGAAAAGCTGTCATACCGAACACCCAGCCTTGCACTTAAATTAGGACATGCTCTGAACAAAATCAATGACATCATTCATTGTCGGGCCCTCATGGCTGAAGATGATGAACTGGTCAAGTCCACTGGCTTTTTCAAAAAATTGTACACATCCAAGTGGGCTGAGTTGGTGTCTCACAGTGCACTGAACACGCTGAGTGATGCAAAGTACAACAAACCATCAACTCTACCCTTCACAGAAGATGTTCAGATGCTTCATCAGTTCCTCCAGAAATCTGCAGAAAGTGCCTTTAGCAAATTGAAGGAGGAGGCCACGGCTCAAAATTATGGTCGTCTTGCAAATGCTACACTTTcacaaataattgtttttaatcgtAGACGTGCTGGGGAGGTTTCGAAGATGCGCCTCAAAAGCTTTGAGCAGAGGGACTGCTCAAAGCTCCATGACGATGTTGCTATCGGACTATCACATGTTGAACAGAAGCTCTGCAACTTTTTTAGCAGAATAGAAATTAtgggaaaaagagggagaaaagttGCAGTTCTGCTCACCCCAAGTGTTTTAGATGCTCTGTCACTTTTGATTAGTAAACGGTCTGAGTGTGGTATTTGTGCCACAAATGTCTTCTTGTTTGCGAGACCCAAGTCAATGAGCCACTATAGAGGACAGGACTCTTTGCGTGTCCATGCAAGCCAGTGTGGAGCAAAGCACCCTGAGCACCTCAGGTCTACACAGCTCAGGAAGCATGTTGCCACACTTTCCCAAGTactaaatttaaaaaacaatgaactTGATCAGGTTGCAGATTTTCTTGGTCATGACATTCGTGTTCACAGAGATTTTTATAGATTACCAGTTCCCACCACACAACTGGCCAAGATTTCAAAACTGCTTTTGACCATGGAAAAGGGACATCTCTCCAGCCTGCAAGGGAAATCTCTGGATGAGATTGAACTAGAAG AGGAACTTGCACTGACTGACACTGAGGCCAAGGACAGTGAGGGTGAGTCGGATGAGAGTGACACAGCTGTCACAGCATCAGAAGGTGGAAATGCCGAGCCTGTTGGTGCTGCATTAGCTTCTACACTCACAGAACAGGTCCAGGAAACTGCAGATTTAG CAGGAACTGTGTCGTCCACAGTAGATGAGACTGCTTCTCCGTCTGAAG GCAAAACTCATCAAGAACATCATTCcagaaaagtgaaaaagaagaTCTGGTCCAAGGCTGAGGAGGCTGCAGTAATGCGGCACTTCAAAGCTTACATACTCAAAGGAAGACTAGCCACCAAACATGAATGCAGTCACTGCAAGATGGTCGAAGGCTCCGTGTTAGCACAACGAACAGTGCAAAATATAAGGGACTTTGTGAGAAACCGGGGAACAACTGCAAAGAgaaaggcagagcagcaaaagCTGTAA
- the LOC128460698 gene encoding uncharacterized protein LOC128460698 isoform X2 — translation MQRRRRINPMDDAKFFAHTGRDKLGLDINYINAFKGRGIFTSAPFEKGDFLCEYRGDLITNEECERRQKIYHDALKVFMFEFRFSGKLWCVDAAKEDGSLGRLVNDDHISPNAKMKYLNVQGKPHLCLFAIRDIVAGEEITYNYGDSDWPWRSKKSGGMSSDVKHGEAPCTAKLSTRTQKRSTHEAPKMMPTRTSAGRPECFNKGIDEDMPQGSPNTTNSQTLDEGHVQMTIERSQIEMTASNLNQTSPVLDPLTRTGQMMTERGQIEMSASNLNQTSPVLDPLTGIGQGINEDMPQGSPETTNSQTPDEGHVQMTTERGQIEMSASNLNQRSPVLDPLTRIGQMTTERGQIEMSASNLNQRSPVLDPLTRIAQMTTERGQIEMSASNLNQRSPVLDPLTGIAQMMTERGLIEMSASNLNQRSPVLDPLTRIAQCPKHHLVCATIGSLDKCVQCVGPVSSKWLGYQCKVCSGVWHKSCLRRINDNLQHHSKGQQFSECPEGELSSDQENMSDMEYVPDSESQEDEEDEDNEDSDARVPFMSNHSKREQIQVNPAMPDVRTSKVSDTSFPVVPSTSKSWQPLEDDMGANAAKMSNDKPEGEAEIHKPESTHLTLSKKNFCYVCGKPQSKISRHLKTHKTHAEIVHAFSLPEHSKERKKLIEKMRNKGNFRHNATVLQEGTGQLKVKKKTKAKVVAGNFIHCMYCQGMYIRKELWRHVRRCPCKPEDLDEEPGRTKVLGLAGAQQSMSCQQIPSGVWKLISVMRQDEVTSVVRNDFSIIQFAQSLYNRHGHDPTKYEYIRQKLREIGRLLLCLRTDFSVHNLEDAVKPANFKTVVQAVKKVSGFDDEKLSYRTPSLALKLGHALNKINDIIHCRALMAEDDELVKSTGFFKKLYTSKWAELVSHSALNTLSDAKYNKPSTLPFTEDVQMLHQFLQKSAESAFSKLKEEATAQNYGRLANATLSQIIVFNRRRAGEVSKMRLKSFEQRDCSKLHDDVAIGLSHVEQKLCNFFSRIEIMGKRGRKVAVLLTPSVLDALSLLISKRSECGICATNVFLFARPKSMSHYRGQDSLRVHASQCGAKHPEHLRSTQLRKHVATLSQVLNLKNNELDQVADFLGHDIRVHRDFYRLPVPTTQLAKISKLLLTMEKGHLSSLQGKSLDEIELEEELALTDTEAKDSEGESDESDTAVTASEGGNAEPVGAALASTLTEQVQETADLGTVSSTVDETASPSEGKTHQEHHSRKVKKKIWSKAEEAAVMRHFKAYILKGRLATKHECSHCKMVEGSVLAQRTVQNIRDFVRNRGTTAKRKAEQQKL, via the exons ATGCAGAGGCGAAGGCGCATAAATCCAATGGATGATGCAAAATTTTTTGCTCACACTGGAAGGGATAAACTTGGACTGGACATCAATTACATTAATGCTTTCAAAG GTCGTGGTATCTTCACCTCTGCTCCTTTTGAAAAAGGCGACTTTCTCTGCGAATATCGAGGTGACCTAATAACAAACGAAGAATGTGAAAGGAGACAGAAAATATACCATGACGCCCTTAAGGTGTTCATGTTCGAGTTCCGTTTTAGTGGTAAACTGTGGTG TGTTGATGCAGCAAAGGAAGATGGATCACTCGGAAGACTAGTAAATGACGACCATATCAGCCCTAATGCAAAGATGAAGTACCTGAATGTGCAGGGGAAACCccatctgtgtttatttgccATACGGGACATAGTTGCAGGAGAGGAGATAACCTATAACTATGGTGACTCAGACTGGCCGTGGAGAAGCAAG AAATCTGGAGGGATGTCATCGGATGTCAAACATGGTGAGGCACCATGCACAGCAAAGCTTTCTACGAGAACTCAAAAGAGGTCAACACATGAAGCCCCAAAAATGATGCCTACAAGGACATCAGCTGGTCGTCCTGAATGCTTTAATAAG GGTATTGATGAGGATATGCCTCAGGGAAGTCCTAATACCACAAATTCCCAGACCCTAGATGAAGGTCATGTACAG ATGACTATCGAAAGAAGCCAGATTGAGATGACTGCAAGCAACCTGAACCAGACAAGTCCAGTGCTTGATCCACTCACCAGGACTGGACAG ATGATGACCGAAAGAGGCCAGATTGAGATGAGTGCAAGCAACCTGAACCAGACAAGTCCAGTGCTTGATCCACTCACCGGGATTGGACAG GGTATTAATGAGGATATGCCTCAGGGAAGTCCTGAGACCACAAATTCCCAGACCCCAGATGAAGGTCATGTGCAG ATGACGACCGAAAGAGGCCAGATTGAGATGAGTGCAAGCAACCTGAACCAGAGAAGTCCAGTTCTTGATCCGCTCACCAGAATTGGACAG ATGACGACCGAAAGAGGCCAGATTGAGATGAGTGCAAGCAACCTGAACCAGAGAAGTCCAGTGCTTGATCCACTCACCAGGATTGCACAG ATGACGACCGAAAGAGGCCAGATTGAGATGAGTGCAAGCAACCTGAACCAGAGAAGTCCAGTGCTTGATCCACTCACCGGGATTGCACAG ATGATGACCGAAAGAGGCTTGATTGAGATGAGTGCAAGCAACCTGAACCAGAGAAGTCCAGTGCTTGATCCACTCACCAGGATTGCACAG tGTCCGAAACATCACCTAGTGTGCGCAACAATAGGCTCCTTGGACaagtgtgttcagtgtgtgggaCCTGTATCCTCCAAGTGGCTTGGCTATCAATGCAAAG TCTGTTCAGGAGTCTGgcataaatcctgcctcagaCGAATAAATGATAACCTCCAACACCACTCAAAG GGGCAGCAGTTTTCTGAATGTCCTGAGGGTGAGCTGTCGTCAGATCAGGAGAACATGTCTGATATGGAATACGTACCAGACTCTGAGTcacaagaagatgaagaagatgaagataatGAAGACTCAGATGCAAGAGTGCCCTTTATGTCTAATCATTCAAAACGAGAACAGATTCAAGTAAATCCAGCGATGCCCGATGTCAGAACATCTAAAGTGTCAGACACAAGCTTTCCAGTTGTACCCAGCACGTCAAAGTCTTGGCAACCTCTTGAAGATGACATGGGTGCCAATGCTGCTAAAATGTCGAATGATAAGCCAGAGGGTGAAGCTGAGATTCACAAACCAGAATCAACACATCTGACATTGAGCAAAAAAAATTTCTGTTATGTTTGTGGTAAACCACAAAGCAAAATTTCACGCCACTTGAAAACGCATAAGACACATGCTGAAATTGTACATGCATTTTCTCTCCCTGAGCACTCCAAAGAGCGCAAAAAACTGATAGAAAAAATGAGGAATAAAGGAAATTTTAGACATAACGCTACAGTTTTACAAGAAGGAACCGGACAACTGaaggtgaagaaaaaaacaaaagctaaAGTTGTAGCAGGAAACTTTATTCACTGTATGTACTGTCAAGGAATGTACATTCGTAAGGAGCTTTGGAGACATGTCCGCAGATGCCCCTGCAAGCCAGAAGATTTGGATGAAGAACCTGGAAGAACAAAAGTGCTGGGTTTGGCTGGAGCTCAACAGTCTATGTCCTGTCAGCAGATTCCAAGTGGAGTGTGGAAGCTGATTAGTGTAATGAGGCAGGATGAGGTTACCTCTGTTGTGCGGAATGACTTTTCAATTATTCAGTTTGCCCAGTCACTTTACAACAGGCACGGACACGACCCTACAAAATATGAATACATAAGACAGAAGCTTCGTGAAATCGGACGTCTGTTGTTATGTTTGCGCACGGACTTCTCAGTACATAACCTAGAGGACGCTGTTAAACCTGCAAACTTTAAGACAGTTGTGCAAGCAGTGAAAAAAGTTTCAGGTTTCGATGATGAAAAGCTGTCATACCGAACACCCAGCCTTGCACTTAAATTAGGACATGCTCTGAACAAAATCAATGACATCATTCATTGTCGGGCCCTCATGGCTGAAGATGATGAACTGGTCAAGTCCACTGGCTTTTTCAAAAAATTGTACACATCCAAGTGGGCTGAGTTGGTGTCTCACAGTGCACTGAACACGCTGAGTGATGCAAAGTACAACAAACCATCAACTCTACCCTTCACAGAAGATGTTCAGATGCTTCATCAGTTCCTCCAGAAATCTGCAGAAAGTGCCTTTAGCAAATTGAAGGAGGAGGCCACGGCTCAAAATTATGGTCGTCTTGCAAATGCTACACTTTcacaaataattgtttttaatcgtAGACGTGCTGGGGAGGTTTCGAAGATGCGCCTCAAAAGCTTTGAGCAGAGGGACTGCTCAAAGCTCCATGACGATGTTGCTATCGGACTATCACATGTTGAACAGAAGCTCTGCAACTTTTTTAGCAGAATAGAAATTAtgggaaaaagagggagaaaagttGCAGTTCTGCTCACCCCAAGTGTTTTAGATGCTCTGTCACTTTTGATTAGTAAACGGTCTGAGTGTGGTATTTGTGCCACAAATGTCTTCTTGTTTGCGAGACCCAAGTCAATGAGCCACTATAGAGGACAGGACTCTTTGCGTGTCCATGCAAGCCAGTGTGGAGCAAAGCACCCTGAGCACCTCAGGTCTACACAGCTCAGGAAGCATGTTGCCACACTTTCCCAAGTactaaatttaaaaaacaatgaactTGATCAGGTTGCAGATTTTCTTGGTCATGACATTCGTGTTCACAGAGATTTTTATAGATTACCAGTTCCCACCACACAACTGGCCAAGATTTCAAAACTGCTTTTGACCATGGAAAAGGGACATCTCTCCAGCCTGCAAGGGAAATCTCTGGATGAGATTGAACTAGAAG AGGAACTTGCACTGACTGACACTGAGGCCAAGGACAGTGAGGGTGAGTCGGATGAGAGTGACACAGCTGTCACAGCATCAGAAGGTGGAAATGCCGAGCCTGTTGGTGCTGCATTAGCTTCTACACTCACAGAACAGGTCCAGGAAACTGCAGATTTAG GAACTGTGTCGTCCACAGTAGATGAGACTGCTTCTCCGTCTGAAG GCAAAACTCATCAAGAACATCATTCcagaaaagtgaaaaagaagaTCTGGTCCAAGGCTGAGGAGGCTGCAGTAATGCGGCACTTCAAAGCTTACATACTCAAAGGAAGACTAGCCACCAAACATGAATGCAGTCACTGCAAGATGGTCGAAGGCTCCGTGTTAGCACAACGAACAGTGCAAAATATAAGGGACTTTGTGAGAAACCGGGGAACAACTGCAAAGAgaaaggcagagcagcaaaagCTGTAA